The following coding sequences are from one Lolium rigidum isolate FL_2022 chromosome 6, APGP_CSIRO_Lrig_0.1, whole genome shotgun sequence window:
- the LOC124661556 gene encoding protein RER1B-like, whose amino-acid sequence MDSGDSAGAGGGGAAAAAAAKWRSDASRAFQYYLDRSTPHATGRWVGTLAVAAIYALRVYMVHGFYIVSYGLGIYLLNLLIGFLSPMVDPELDPSAAQDGPALPTRGSDEFKPFIRRLPEFKFWYAITKAFVVAFVMTFFSVFDVPVFWPILLCYWIVLFVLTMKRQILHMVKYKYVPFNIGKQKYGGKKGGASSSSSKD is encoded by the exons ATGGACTCCGGCGACTCCGCCGgcgccggaggcggcggcgcggccgcggccgccgcggccaAGTGGCGGAGCGACGCGTCGCGGGCGTTCCAGTACTACCTCGACCGCTCCACCCCGCACGCCACCGGCCGCTGGGTCGgcaccctcgccgtcgccgccatctacGCCCTCAGGGTCTACATGGTCCACGGCTTCTACATCGTCAGCTACGGCCTCGGGATCTACCTACTCAACCTCCTCATCGGCTTCCTCTCACCCATGGTCGACCCCGAGCTCGACCCCTCCGCCGCGCAGGACGGGCCCGCGCTGCCCACCCGAGGATCCGACGAGTTCAAGCCCTTCATCAGGCGCCTCCCGGAGTTCAAGTTCTG GTATGCAATCACAAAAGCTTTTGTCGTAGCTTTTGTCATGACTTTCTTCTCTGTATTCGACGTTCCTGTCTTCTGGCCCATACTTCTCTGCTACTGGATTGTACTTTTTGTCCTGACGATGAAGCGCCAGATCCTGCATATGGTCAAGTACAAATATGTGCCATTCAACATCGGGAAGCAG AAATATGGCGGGAAGAAGGGTGGCGCAAGCAGCAGTTCTTCGAAAGACTGA